From Apium graveolens cultivar Ventura chromosome 9, ASM990537v1, whole genome shotgun sequence, the proteins below share one genomic window:
- the LOC141685766 gene encoding uncharacterized protein LOC141685766, with protein sequence MEKAVVHMKVEEDQKTDFSSYFLKGEANYWWESRRALEREDIVTWDRFTELFLEKYFPRYMKNQVEIKFLELKQGNMYVTEYEAKFTKLASFVPELVDTEEKWVKRFQQGLQQWIRSRVAVFELTIYTTVVQKTMIIKGTNKGHYSNECPSGRTKVICFQCGKKGHVVRDGRGPTMAASIPKVLALPSPPQYNQPRARTFNMTIKKLCRILV encoded by the exons atggagaaagcggTTGTGCATATGAAAGTTGAAGAGGACCAGAAAACTGATTTTTCTAGCTATTTCttgaaaggagaggcgaattattggtgggaatccaggAGAGCTTTAGAAAGGGAAGATATTGTAACTTGGGATAGGTTTACGGaactatttttggaaaagtaCTTTCCTCGTTATATGAAAAACCAGGTGGAAATCAAGttcttggaattgaagcaagggaatatgtaTGTGACAGAATACGAAGCCAAGTTTACTAAGTTGGCTAGTTTTGTTCCGGAGCtggttgatactgaagaaaaatgggttaagagattccagcagggatTACAGCaatggattcgtagcagagtgGCAGTTTTTGAATTGACGATTTATACCACCGTTGTTCAGAAAACCATGATTATTAAAGGGACAAAT aaagggcactactccaACGAATGTCCATCAGGAAGAACAAAGGTTATTTGTTTCCAGTGTGGGAAGAAAGGACATGTTGTTAGGGATGGTAGAGGACCAACTATGGCAGCtagtattccgaaagtattggcattaccttcGCCACCACAGTATAATCAGCCTAGAGCGAGAACTTTTAATATGACAATAAAAAAGTTGTGCAGAATTCTAGTGTGA